One genomic window of Ascaphus truei isolate aAscTru1 chromosome 20 unlocalized genomic scaffold, aAscTru1.hap1 SUPER_20_unloc_3, whole genome shotgun sequence includes the following:
- the ZBTB22 gene encoding zinc finger and BTB domain-containing protein 22, translating to MDAPGPLIHVDFPDVASSLLESLNQQRVEGKLCDVSIHAQGRVFRAHRAVLAASSPYFHDQVLLKGMSCVVLPGVVDPGAFEAVLCAAYTGRLTMLADEIVNYLTVGSVLQMWHVVDKCSELLKESRGGGEGGGGGGGGGGSGPLPQRPHSGRASENQSPSSSNYFSPREAPEPGGGGERRGRREAASEEVAGEAEQTGGGEAAAVASCSSYRRPSIVPQRHWVYVKKERPHQGLLLTCEGEEEEEDDEEEDGDETEEEQLSISDVRTLNAPEEQVNFCEPSDGMPYEEAGYAQGPPLLPLDMEGNQVLVLPSGHGAAGGGAGTGQGGEGGKVFLCHCGKAFSHKSMRDRHVNMHLNLRPFDCPVCGKKFKMKHHLTEHMKTHTGVKPYECEVCGKKFMWRDSFMRHRGHCERRHRGGPGVAGGGRKETPTV from the coding sequence ATGGACGCCCCCGGCCCCCTCATCCACGTGGACTTCCCTGATGTGGCCAGCTCCTTGCTGGAGAGCCTGAACCAACAGCGTGTGGAGGGGAAGCTGTGTGACGTGTCCATCCACGCCCAGGGCCGCGTGTTCCGCGCTCACCGTGCCGTGCTGGCCGCCTCCTCCCCGTACTTCCACGACCAGGTGCTTCTCAAGGGCATGAGCTGCGTGGTCCTGCCCGGCGTGGTGGACCCGGGAGCCTTCGAGGCCGTGCTGTGCGCCGCCTACACCGGCCGCCTCACCATGCTGGCAGACGAGATCGTCAACTACCTGACCGTGGGCAGCGTCCTGCAGATGTGGCATGTGGTGGACAAGTGCTCCGAGCTGCTGAAGGAGTCCCGCGGTGGTGGAGaaggaggtggtggtggtggtggtggtgggggaagcGGACCTCTCCCGCAGCGCCCGCACTCCGGCAGGGCCAGCGAGAACCAGTCGCCCAGCAGCAGCAATTACTTCAGCCCCCGGGAGGCGCCCGAGCCCGGCGGCGGCggcgagaggagggggaggagggaggcggcCAGCGAAGAGGTGGCCGGCGAGGCGGAGCAGACGGGCGGAGGAGAAGCGGCGGCGGTGGCGAGCTGCTCGTCCTACCGGCGCCCGAGCATCGTGCCGCAGAGGCACTGGGTTTACGTGAAGAAGGAGCGGCCTCACCAGGGCCTGCTGCTAACAtgcgagggagaggaagaggaggaggacgaCGAAGAGGAGGACGGGGACGAGACAGAGGAAGAGCAGCTGAGCATCAGCGACGTGCGCACGCTCAACGCCCCGGAGGAGCAAGTGAACTTCTGCGAGCCGTCGGACGGGATGCCCTACGAGGAGGCCGGCTAtgcccagggacccccgctgctgCCTCTGGACATGGAGGGCAACCAGGTCCTGGTGCTACCCTCGGGACACGGGGCGGCCGGGGGAGGGGCGGGCACGGggcagggtggggaggggggcaaggTCTTCCTGTGCCACTGCGGGAAGGCGTTCTCACACAAGAGCATGCGGGATCGCCACGTCAACATGCACCTCAACCTGCGGCCCTTCGACTGCCCCGTGTGCGGCAAGAAGTTCAAGATGAAGCACCACCTCACCGAGCACATGAAGACCCACACCGGGGTGAAGCCGTACGAGTGCGAGGTGTGCGGCAAGAAGTTCATGTGGCGGGACAGCTTCATGAGACACAGGGGCCACTGCGAGAGGCGACACAGGGGGGGACCGGGggtagcagggggagggaggaaggagacgCCCACAGTGTGA